One genomic segment of bacterium includes these proteins:
- a CDS encoding Ig-like domain-containing protein codes for MRSLLISLSIFISIIFLFSCGPSNTVEVESFSPAGEVEKVSNFVIEFSEDLAPAEVQDKWLEEEFVTFTPKIPGKFKWASPTTLVFSPDAPLEPMQSYSATINKNVLFKTTFSPDFEEYTFSHTLF; via the coding sequence ATGCGTTCACTTCTAATCTCACTTTCCATATTTATTTCAATCATTTTTCTATTTAGTTGTGGACCGAGCAACACAGTAGAAGTTGAATCTTTTTCTCCAGCGGGTGAAGTTGAGAAAGTTTCTAACTTCGTAATAGAATTTTCTGAAGATCTTGCACCGGCTGAAGTTCAGGATAAATGGCTTGAGGAGGAGTTTGTTACGTTCACTCCAAAGATTCCCGGAAAATTTAAATGGGCATCACCAACCACACTTGTGTTTTCTCCCGATGCCCCGCTTGAACCGATGCAAAGTTATTCTGCAACGATCAACAAAAATGTTTTGTTCAAAACAACTTTCTCTCCTGATTTTGAGGAGTATACATTTTCACACACCTTATTTTGA